From Girardinichthys multiradiatus isolate DD_20200921_A chromosome 13, DD_fGirMul_XY1, whole genome shotgun sequence:
TCCTTGATTATGAGAGAACAATCTCAAGAGCTGTGTATATGTTTTGGAGCTTTTAGGACATCTCCTGTAGCTGCTTTACAGGTCGAGGCCGAAGAACTTTAAAAAGACTGAAATTAATGTTTATATGTTGGATTAATCTCCAGGGGCATGATGAGGATCATCCGATAAAGGCTGTGATGAAGGATTGTTGGGAACACCAGAAGTCCAACTACAGGAGTTTTGGATGGGTTGGGGATATAAAGGCTCAGAATACAGGCTCGACACAGTTTTAGTACAGTTCAATAGTACCATGTTGACAATTGCAACAGGCGctgaaaaggaagaaaagaaatattTCAGAATGGGTAATTGTTCAAAATTACTTAGAGCAATTTGAAGAGAGCCTTGTGTTGTTCACAGATGGGTCCAAGGAACCAAACAGTGGCAGGACAGGGGCTGCTGTATATATCCCACAATATAATGTTATGATTAAAAGAAGAACATCAGATCATCTTGCATTGTACAGTGTCGAAGTGATTGCTATCATTTTAGCACATAACTGGTTGCTTGTTAGTAACATCATAGGCATTAGCAAAGCTGTTTTTGCATCAGACAGCATTAAATTGGGTAAATCATGTAGACTTGATTTGTTGAATAAACTGCAATGCATATTGTTccaattatataataataatactaatgtTCAGTTTATTCGAATCCCTGTATTATGTAGGCATTGAGGGAAATAAAGAGGCTGATACCACTAGCCAAACAGGCCCTTAAGTTGGATGACATTAACATTAACATCCCATTGAGCGAAGCTGAGGGAAAATCTGTGATTCAGGAAAGGGTCATTAAGATGTGGCAAGAACAACGGGATAGCGGTGACACTGGTAGACATCTGTATCACATACAAAAGAATGTGGGAGGTAATAGGTGGAGGGATAGGAGCCGGACAGGGGAGGCAGTGATGATTTGCCTGAGGATTGGTCATTCAGGTCTTAACAGATCTCTGTACCAAATAGGGGTCAATCAGAAACAGTTGAACATGTTTTATTAGAATGTAACAAGTACATTAAAGAACAGAAATATCTGGCAACAATACAAAGTAGAGAAGGAAAAGCACTTATTTTGGGTAATATATTGGGGGATACATctagaaatgttaaaaaaacaagtgatgggatttcttaaaaatactgGGTTATTTAACAGTGTTTAATTTATCATAAAAAATTGACAAGTTCACTCTATCGCTGATGTCCACTCTCCAATTTGATAGATGGGAGTAAATGTACCTTAAGTTGGTTTGCCAACCACCAGATAAACTCTAAAAGAAGAAGGTGAAGAACTTTTGCAAATGTTACATGACCGTTTGAAAAAAGACAACATAATTTTCGATAAATATCTACTATAGgaaatttgttgtcattttaaaagtaccactattgtatttttatttttaggttttacaaaaaagaaaaacataaaacttttgAGGATGGATACATGTTCTTCAATGGGATGTTTATATTCGTGGAAAATGATGTAAAAGAAAGCACATATTTCCCAATCCAATGACGTGAAAAGCAGATCTAAAAATATATTACTGCTGCtttagtgtcattctgttgtggaaatgCAATGCAATTAACCTAtgaaaaagatgaaacattgctaaaacctgcatttatttttagttatcAAGAGCCACTTGCGGCAACAGattgcagacccctgatctagcagGTTACCTCCTGTCACATGTCCTCCGGTACGGTAGGTGGCGTAGTGCTAGTGCACCGTAGGGCGGTTTGTGATCCGCTGTTAAACACAAGAAGAAATAGCGGAAGTGACTTCCTGCTAGCAGCAGAATCTGTAAAACAAATATCGTTCAATGTCAAGTGTATTTTTTTCAAGTTGGTTTGAAAGTTCTTGTATGTTTTAAACACATCGTACAAACTACATCGCTTCTCATAGCTTTAAAATGGCTTTCCTCCCGGGAGCAACAGAAGCTCCAGATGTTATCTTAGCTTGTTAGCTGGAACCAGAACTTCACAGTGAGAAACAGCGAAACAGACACTTTGGAGAACATACTGGATTTCTGATGGGAGTTTAAGGGGAGCCAAATTTCTGCTGTGGTGTTGTGGAAACATCAGGTGTCCAAAGCGTTGGAGAGAAGACAACTAACAGAGATGGAGGAACGGACACACAGTGAGCAGATTAGCTGTCAGTTTGAAGGTAATATGGGCAGAGCGGGATATTAATAACAATAAACGGTTATGATAGTGTGTAATATCAGCCCGGAGCCGTACTGATGTTACCTTAAGTTTTTTTAGGCTTGTTTTTTATTGCACTGTAGTCATGCTACGAGGTTTATGCGCCACGAAGTGCTTCACACGATCGGAGGGGAAGGAAATTAAACGATGATCCAAGTTTTCACCGTATCTCTGCTCGGGGTTAAACAAGAAAGTCAACTGAATTGGGCGTCAAATGGCGCGATTATCAGCCTTAGACGAGAAGACGCCGCGTTTGATAACATCCCCAAATCAACGAGTTTGCCCATTGCAGTTTTACTTTGTCATACAAAGCAGGACGTTTTCCACATCCACATATGCACCAGGAGCCTGAGTGAGCTTTTGGAATAATCCTTTCTtgtgattatttaaatattacactGTGATACTGCTCTTTAGTAATAATCCAACAAGGCTGTAAACATCTACAGTGAGTGCCCCCCTATAGATTTCCTCTGGGGGGGGGTTCACACCAGTGTTTCAAATCATGAAACTAATGTTTAGTTTTGAAATGATGATTAATTTCTTAGAGGAAAAAAGCTACTCAAGACAACTCTGCTCCATATAGAAAGAGTAATCGTCCCCTCAGCCTAATGAATTGTTTCCATCAAGCATTTTCGCAGTTTCGATGAGTAACTCTctacagagtttttttttttttattaacccaCATAAGAGTGGTTTTTGGTGTGAATCACCTGCTTAAGGTCACACTACAACATTTTGATTGGATTtcattttggactttgactaggccaattccaaaaaaatgtttttgttttgttttttgagctATTCAGATGTGGATTTGCTTGTGTAATTCAGATAATGATCCTGATGCAGCACACAAGTGTGCTTGAGCTCAAGGTCATGACCTGAAAGGACATGCTTCTGCAGGATTTTCAGGTAGAGAGAAGTCATTCATattctgaagcagcaaagcagtaacATGAGAGACCCACAAGGGATGCAActctttttacagttttattatctgcttaagtttttttttactttaatggcCTTTGGGTCCAAAATCAGATACATAAACTGAGTTTGTATAAAAGTGTGCTTGTTACATAAAATCTGTGGTTACACCAGgttgttttaaaactgtcttCCATCAATACAGAGTTTTACCTGATTGCTGGGCTGCATTGTAGAACACTATTTATCACGGTTGCTGCAAGAAAGTTCTGAGTTCAAATCCTGGCCAGGATCTTTCTGGATTAGTTTGAATTTTCTTGCCAAGACAAGATTCGCTTAGACCATTTTTTgataataaactaaattttTTTTTGGAGCCCATGAGTCTGTTTAAAGGTGATGTCTCATTTGTTAtagtattttattatatttttcacATGTTCAATCAGTCAGCCAggcaatcagtcattttctggcAACAGACATTAGTGTTGAACAATGAATTGTGACTCATAATACTGACAATTTaaacttttgttgtttttttttctttttcaatgatatggaccaattttgtctaaaataaaggtgaattattattattgatgtaACTCCTTTGGTTGCGTCATTTTATGCTCTACCTGTCTTTCTCAGACACAAAAATGCTCTTTCAAAGATTTCCATAGAAATTATGTATCAACATATATTACAACacgttttcagattttaaaaaaataaatgtcaatttTAACTTCAGTCCTTGCCATCCTTGACAAACATTCATGAAGTTTCTAAAACTTGAATCccctaaaacagttttagtcataaaaatctttctttttattaaaaatctttctttttattaaaaatgtcaacACATAAATGCAAATTAAAGTCAGAGTCAAAAACTGGCAGGAATGCTGATTATGCCCCGTTTTTTACTTTTGTCAAAAAGTGTGTTTTGATTTTCAACCTGATCTGTAATTTGGTAGATTTAAAACACAAGACAAATATTTTCACCTCcaggaaacaacaaaacatataaatgttaaggaaattttaacaagaaaaaataatacaaatccCCAAATTCACCCCAAAATACACAACCTGACGAAAATTCGATGTAGTTGTgcgaaaataaaaagaaaaatgttcatATCAGTGTCTTTTATAAAAACGACTTATTATCTATTGTTTCTGTTCTATTCGTGCAGAATCTGCTTACCACTGGAGAGCTGCATGAGGGAAAGGAATGATGTCGCCTTCGGTGTAAAACTATCTTTGGGTTCGTGAACAGGATTAAGACATTATGGAAACAGTACAAATAAAGTAACACAagtgaagtaaaacaaaaacaaaaacttcctGTGAGGGTCAGCAACACAAAGTGGCATCAAACTGCAAAAAGCATTCACACATCCTGGGTTTTTAATAGAGCTTTTGACAAGCATTACATGCAGCATGTTGCTATTTGTTTACATGAAACTGGACATATGTTCTGGAAGTACTCAGTACTTCAGGTCCAGTCAGAAAGTACCACAGAAAATGGCTCTGGTTCCTAGAAAAAAGGTTCCTGCAGTGGAAACATAGCCAGTTCAATGCATATGAAACTTGAGATGAGAACTGTGTCTTGTAACTTGTCCGTGTTTGTGTTACCAACAGACATCCAGCAGTCGTGGGCGATGAAAGAAGAGCTTCCTGCTGAGGAGCAAAACTGGTGTCCCACACTGGACCAGGAGGACCAGAAATGCCCAAAGAttaaagaggaagaggaagagacTAAGATTATAGAGTTCATATTCAATCCAGACCCTGTGAAGGGTGAAGATGAGGAAGAGAAACCTCAGCATTCAGAGCTTCATCACAGTCAGACTAAGGAGAACAGAACCTCTACAGAACCAGAAACAGATGAATGTTTAGAGTCGGATGATGGAGACAAAACTTCAGATTCTTCAGAAACGGATGTCAGTGATGGAAACTGGGAGGAGAGCTATGGAGCCAGGTCAGGACTGGACCCTGtcacaaacacattttctgtcagTCATAAGTCATATGAAGCAGGCAAGAAGTTACACAGCTGCACTGAATGCAGTAAAACATTTACCCAAAGGTCGGATCTCTTGAGACACAACAGagtccacacaggagagaagcctTTTAGCTGCTCCATCTGTAACGCAGCTTTTTCTTGGAAGCACGTCTTAGCGCAACACATGAGAACGCACAGTGGAGAAAAACCCTTCAGCTGCTCCATCTGTGGTCAACGGTTCAGAAGGAAGATACACGTAACCTCTCACATGAGAAGTCATACTACAGAAAAACCTTTCACCTGCTCCATTTGTGGACAAAAGTTCAGCCGGAGGGAAAGTGTGACGAGGCACATGAGACGGCACACTGAAGAAAAACCTTTCAGCTGTTCTATTTGTGGGCAAGAGTTCGGCAGGAAGGAAAGTCTAACCTATCACATGACACATCACACTGAAGAAAAACCATACAACTGCTCGGTGTGTAACAAagcttttactttgaaagtAACTTTGATGGAACACACAAGAATCCATTCAGAGGAAAGACCGTTCAGCTGTTCTGTCTGTGGTGCAGCTTTTAAAAGGAAACATACTTTAGCAGAACACACAAAAACCCACACTGGAGAGAGGCCTTACAGCTGCTCCATCTGTGGACGGAGCTTCGTTCAACTTATTAGTCTGACTCGTCACATGAGGGGTCACACAGGAGAAAAACCTTACAGCTGCTCCGTCTGCAACAAGACGTTCAAATGGAAACAAACTTTtctgaaacacacaaaaatccATGCAGGTGAATAATCTTCATCCTGCACACAGACTCTGGTCGGAGATCCAGCAGGGTTAGACAAGGTCAGGTGATCAGTGGCAGCTGCTGGGAGCTAAGTTAATTATGTGCTGCAGCAAAACTATGACATTGTTAGATTACATGACTGGATATTTGCAGGTCTTAAGATGAAATGAATATGATAagtattatttacatttaattggTAGATTGCCtataaatgactgaaatatctAGATAATTtggtaatatatatatacatttacagAATGCATTTGagttatatttatataatttatgtaaacattttcagtagtttatttatgtataaatTGTGGTATTTTTAGTCCTCAGTACGGAACTGGCTGTCAGAAAATGTTTgtgacattaaaacaaaatgtctaGAATCTTtgaacaaatgtttctgtttgctcattttgttttgtctactataaataatattcattttgagcttttatgTCAAAAGCTCACAAAAGATCCTGTAGCACCGAATCAAGGTTAAATGTCTTGGCATTTCAGGTCAGCATTAACGTGTACTGCCAAAGGAAACTAATAGTATTGCACTGATTACATTGGTGGAACAATTTGAATTGTCCAAGAATTTAAGCAAATTTTTCCCAGTTTTACCCAAGCTAAATTAAAACTAGCTATATTTAGGCAAAATGTTGCTTCTAACACAAACGCTTTGCTTTACTTTAGTCTAACTATAGTATCAGTGAAAAAGAACATTTACCACATGtacaattgtgtttttattaatttcttaaataatcttttaaattCCTGGACAATATTTAGAAGGTAGTTTTGGATGTACATCCTTGTGATGGTTCTTCAATGGTGTTCTTGATGAGACCTTTTTTTTGCCACCTCCCACCACATCAAAGTGCAGGAAATCATCTAAATGTTGCGATAGGATTAAATGCAGGCCAGGTCTGCACATAAAATAGTCTTCCTATTCTCTTATCGGAGGGAACACCAACTCCCCGATGACTGTACATGcataaaagcaatagaaaagTTGTTCAAAGTGcagttgtgttttgttgtcTTATGATTGTGAGTCCCCCTTTCTAATGCTGCCCTGGGCATCTGCCCGTATGGCCCACTGTGTGCAGTTAAAAAGTTACATAAATCAGTCTTTTGCTGCTCTTCTTCAGCCTGGTTTGGCTTTCCTGAAGCAGACCAAGAAAGGTTTGCAACTTTCTTCTCTTATCCTAGATCACTTAATCCTAcgtttgaaaaagaaaagtattgAGAAAGTCTGAAATACCAGTAGAAATTCATTAGCATTTACAAATAGAGTTGCTCGCCTATAGAAAGAAATAGAATCACAAAAATGTAATCACATTTATTTCGCTCTGTACTGAACTATTAATAACTTAAAGTTTTTTATGAAGGTAATAAGTATATAAAGTGAAATGTGACCAAATGATAATGAtcatctttttttatgtttctatcATTCCTTGGAGcctaaattaaaaattaagtaCCTATATTTTGGGATAAAAATCTGTAATCCATGTCTcactatatataaataaaaaatgtgtgccTTTCGTCACCGCTAGATGGCAGTAAAGACACAGAAAATAACCGCTGCACTCAGTTTATGTAAACAATGGTCTGAAAACTGACTGAGAAACCTAGAAATTTGAGTCTAGACAAATATGTAGATTTGAAATAAAAGTGGATTCGGAGCCCTGGGTTAAACAACAACCAGCTGTCAACATGTAGTGATGTTTTCGTGTGGGTTTTTCTTCTGTGGGTTTGTCTTGTTttataatgatttatttaaagactGGTTCTTTAACTGCTTATGGTGCTACGTGTTAATAATACTTGACATTAATTATACGTTTTTACACTTCTCTTTACTGACAGTGTTGTTTCAATGATTAATTAGAActgtttaaattcatttttaacaTCGAACATGTTGTGAGTGACCATTTTCTTCCAGAACCAGAGGTAAAGATCGGCCTTTTGATCACTGAAACCACTACAATACAAATAAAGTGAATTTTACACGATGATTAGTTTTGGTTTAACAGAATGCTCTGTTGTGGTTGTTGTGGAAAGAAAGTACACCTTTTAGTTCTTAGGCTTTACCAGGTCTTAAAAGTACTCAAATCTAGACTCCAGGGTGGGGTCACGCACCAAGGACTCCACCTTGTCAGTATTTATCAAACAAAGATATGGTCAAAATAGAAACTATACCCTAGATAATTACAGAATACATCAAACTCCTGAACttacttttatttcattgtaGGCTCACCTCATGAACACCATTTATTCATTGTATTTTTAGGACATTTTCAGTTCAAAGACTTGAACGGGTCTGAGGAACGTGTTTCTCGGTTCATTTCTCTCAAGAACAAGTTCTACGTTCAGCTCACACTGATTGACGAATAGTTTTCTCTCTGAAAACTCAGTTAAGGTTTATTCCAATGTAAATAATGTTCATTCATTAGGTTTTATGATATAAATATGTAATATAAAGAGTTGTTGAATGGTATAAAGTAACTTGATTATTTGATTAGCATATTAATTACATTAGATTAT
This genomic window contains:
- the LOC124879502 gene encoding zinc finger protein OZF-like isoform X1 yields the protein MEERTHSEQISCQFEDIQQSWAMKEELPAEEQNWCPTLDQEDQKCPKIKEEEEETKIIEFIFNPDPVKGEDEEEKPQHSELHHSQTKENRTSTEPETDECLESDDGDKTSDSSETDVSDGNWEESYGARSGLDPVTNTFSVSHKSYEAGKKLHSCTECSKTFTQRSDLLRHNRVHTGEKPFSCSICNAAFSWKHVLAQHMRTHSGEKPFSCSICGQRFRRKIHVTSHMRSHTTEKPFTCSICGQKFSRRESVTRHMRRHTEEKPFSCSICGQEFGRKESLTYHMTHHTEEKPYNCSVCNKAFTLKVTLMEHTRIHSEERPFSCSVCGAAFKRKHTLAEHTKTHTGERPYSCSICGRSFVQLISLTRHMRGHTGEKPYSCSVCNKTFKWKQTFLKHTKIHAGE
- the LOC124879502 gene encoding zinc finger protein OZF-like isoform X2, with amino-acid sequence MRERNDVAFGVKLSLDIQQSWAMKEELPAEEQNWCPTLDQEDQKCPKIKEEEEETKIIEFIFNPDPVKGEDEEEKPQHSELHHSQTKENRTSTEPETDECLESDDGDKTSDSSETDVSDGNWEESYGARSGLDPVTNTFSVSHKSYEAGKKLHSCTECSKTFTQRSDLLRHNRVHTGEKPFSCSICNAAFSWKHVLAQHMRTHSGEKPFSCSICGQRFRRKIHVTSHMRSHTTEKPFTCSICGQKFSRRESVTRHMRRHTEEKPFSCSICGQEFGRKESLTYHMTHHTEEKPYNCSVCNKAFTLKVTLMEHTRIHSEERPFSCSVCGAAFKRKHTLAEHTKTHTGERPYSCSICGRSFVQLISLTRHMRGHTGEKPYSCSVCNKTFKWKQTFLKHTKIHAGE
- the LOC124879502 gene encoding zinc finger protein OZF-like isoform X3, with translation MSTQCKQGVPNKAADIQQSWAMKEELPAEEQNWCPTLDQEDQKCPKIKEEEEETKIIEFIFNPDPVKGEDEEEKPQHSELHHSQTKENRTSTEPETDECLESDDGDKTSDSSETDVSDGNWEESYGARSGLDPVTNTFSVSHKSYEAGKKLHSCTECSKTFTQRSDLLRHNRVHTGEKPFSCSICNAAFSWKHVLAQHMRTHSGEKPFSCSICGQRFRRKIHVTSHMRSHTTEKPFTCSICGQKFSRRESVTRHMRRHTEEKPFSCSICGQEFGRKESLTYHMTHHTEEKPYNCSVCNKAFTLKVTLMEHTRIHSEERPFSCSVCGAAFKRKHTLAEHTKTHTGERPYSCSICGRSFVQLISLTRHMRGHTGEKPYSCSVCNKTFKWKQTFLKHTKIHAGE